One window of the Marmota flaviventris isolate mMarFla1 chromosome 2, mMarFla1.hap1, whole genome shotgun sequence genome contains the following:
- the Znf831 gene encoding zinc finger protein 831 isoform X2 produces the protein MEAPESNCSAPAARDQPAPAPGPPGPPAGQASPHLTLSPVILPPEQGLPSTVLLKALPIPLYHTVPPGGLQPRAPLVTGSLDGSSVPFILSPLLQPEGPGPTQAGKPAAPTLTVNIVGALPVLSPGLGPTLGSPGKSRNAGRYLCPHCGRDCLKPSVLEKHIRSHTGERPFPCATCHIAFKTQSNLYKHRRTQTHLNNSRLSLESDGGGSSLPEEGDRVGDLSTADGSGESRNQRMGEGAPETPLSPDAPLSLVAKNQGVKAEAASCPGSTLAHRETSLDSTQMASPGILLASMQPPRKLPELKSCSLQRQQEASSEKPWEAKVPEGRLRKCESTDSGYLSRSDSAEQPPVPSSPLHSLSEHSAESEGEGGLGTGSGGTRAEPGVPGSSLELEKKRLEERIAQLISHNQAVVDDPQLDHVRPRKTVLSKQGSIDLPMPYTYKDSFHFDIRALEPGRRRAALSPAHSTFTPLDKLRPLFFHSVPTQLSTTVEYVPITRSNSLPFVEGSRTWPEPRALKDACPRTQKPLSPRPTPARLGCRSGLTLADVPSGHPRALVRQAAVEDVPCALAGDTPALTEDPGGKRTVTAAGASWKGRVTSKKGGQRKLKMFSQEKWQMYGHETFRKLYQKVKSSHQGGQKAREVRVGCGTDPALPAQEEAVGGESTVPSQDSRTPILEGISAEAKPESWGSLPAPEGSLETEPPKQRKAEARVGGSDQPRAASSPTLSSRGSPHSGNRSPLLPPNEGLETGWQLPPAPGPLQGGDLGVPRLALPASKVEGGIPGAGGMQETGPCTQLVLRRPSGNSGEPWPAEDKHPSERKKLKVDEQGPLEQPGPLGAETPGGPVQASSVPCQKQDGDHGEMPGGTHGSAHLVAEALDSSDASSTAPVASPSWAGPGDKEPTSLAAAKDRGHHSQLGTPPQAPGVLAALAEGAFPPKYLLKVPQGEIPSALLATQRPQQGQDSLCTIGPPEEQASLVGPGLGTPWSLSTGSGPTSGGADGILEHPSWSRPRDGGQESQMGREKREGTDSRVPAARESPGSTTGPPWEMTSFPDTPSCDAHVAQDAGSEVHAIHRLCMGSTLARSRTSEGVLNLWTPSGDLGGPHEHAPEGLSSEPPALRTPCCSLQPGSFLRALTRPQGMSLSQPEGALSLHLGTPRSCGAQSPFPSLRAEPRLTWCCLSRSLPLPMEQKEKAASVYQALHFPGGRLQDAGPDALPVSNRGRTRRSPGGGELVQTPQLSNPVVPGMRSQDQPSDPERKKGLFRRRVKTFRGNSKQKRLKINPKRYEGNFWQSRAPSRTSRLRKPPWVPRRSCPRLRLEGPEPHGILKNSDPPSGYVCRTLNRSVHTHTMFEAHQDKRRKAKRPSI, from the exons ATGGAGGCTCCAGAGTCCAACTGTTCTGCCCCAGCTGCCAGGGACCAGCCAGCTCCTGCACCTGGGCCCCCAGGGCCCCCAGCTGGGCAGGCCTCACCTCACCTGACTCTGAGTCCTGTCATCTTGCCACCAGAGCAGGGCCTGCCCTCCACCGTGCTCCTGAAGGCCCTCCCCATTCCACTGTACCACACGGTGCCTCCTGGAGGCCTCCAGCCACGAGCCCCTCTAGTGACAGGCAGTCTGGATGGGAGCAGTGTGCCCTTCATCCTCAGTCCCCTGCTCCAGCCTGAAGGGCCTGGCCCCACCCAGGCAGGCAAGCCAGCTGCCCCAACACTGACAGTGAACATTGTGGGTGCCCTGCCTGTcctgtccccaggcctggggccCACACTGGGCAGCCCAGGAAAGTCACGGAATGCCGGCAGGTACCTCTGCCCACACTGTGGCCGGGACTGCCTGAAGCCCAGTGTTTTGGAGAAGCACATCAGGTCCCACACGGGTGAGAGGCCCTTCCCGTGTGCCACCTGCCATATCGCCTTCAAGACCCAGAGTAACCTCTATAAGCACAGGCGGACACAGACTCATCTCAACAACTCCCGGCTATCCCTGGAGTCTGACGGGGGTGGGAGCAGCCTCCCAGAGGAGGGGGACAGGGTTGGAGATCTCTCCACAGCAGATGGCAGCGGGGAGAGTCGGAACCAGAGGATGGGTGAAGGAGCACCAGAAACACCCCTCTCCCCAGATGCCCCTCTGTCCCTTGTTGCCAAGAACCAAGGTGTGAAGGCGGAAGCTGCTTCCTGTCCAGGGTCCACACTTGCCCACAGAGAGACCTCTCTGGACTCCACCCAGATGGCGTCACCTGGGATCTTGCTGGCCAGCATGCAGCCCCCGCGGAAGCTGCCAGAACTGAAGTCGTGCTCCCTGCAACGGCAGCAGGAGGCTTCCTCCGAGAAGCCCTGGGAAGCCAAGGTCCCGGAGGGCCGACTGAGGAAGTGCGAGAGTACTGATTCAGGCTACCTGTCCCGCTCGGACAGTGCCGAGCAGCCGCCTGTCCCCTCCAGCCCCTTGCACAGCCTGTCGGAGCACAGCGCCGAGTCCGAGGGGGAGGGAGGCCTGGGCACGGGGTCTGGGGGCACCAGGGCTGAGCCGGGAGTGCCAGGGAGCAGCCTGGAGCTGGAGAAGAAGCGGCTGGAGGAGCGCATCGCCCAGCTCATCTCGCACAACCAGGCAGTGGTGGACGACCCCCAGCTGGACCACGTGCGGCCCCGCAAGACCGTCCTGTCCAAGCAGGGCAGCATTGACCTGCCCATGCCCTACACCTACAAGGACTCCTTCCACTTTGATATCCGGGCCCTGGAGCCTGGCCGCAGGAGGGCGGCCCTCAGCCCCGCCCACTCTACCTTCACCCCTCTGGACAAGTTACGGCCCCTCTTCTTCCACTCTGTCCCCACTCAGCTGTCCACCACTGTGGAATATGTCCCCATCACGAGGAGCAATTCACTGCCTTTTGTTGAGGGCTCCAGGACATGGCCGGAGCCGCGGGCCCTGAAGGATGCCTGCCCCAGGACACAGAAgcccctgagccccaggcccacccCAGCCCGGCTGGGCTGCCGCTCTGGGCTGACCTTGGCAGATGTCCCCAGTGGCCACCCCCGGGCCCTGGTCAGACAGGCTGCCGTGGAAGACGTGCCATGTGCCCTTGCTGGAGACACCCCGGCCCTCACGGAGGACCCTGGTGGAAAGAGAACCGTCACAGCCGCAGGGGCAAGCTGGAAGGGCAGAGTGACCAGTAAGAAGGGTGGCCAGCGGAAGCTGAAGATGTTCTCCCAGGAGAAGTGGCAGATGTATGGGCACGAGACGTTCAGGAAGCTCTACCAGAAAGTGAAAAGCAGCCACCAGGGAGGCCAGAAAGCCAGGGAGGTGAGAGTGGGCTGTGGGACAGACCcggcccttcctgcccaggaggAGGCAGTGGGGGGTGAGAGCACAGTTCCATCCCAAGACAGCAGGACTCCCATCCTTGAGGGTATTTCTGCAGAGGCCAAGCCAGAGTCTTGGGGAAGTCTGCCAGCCCCTGAGGGCTCCTTGGAGACTGAGCCTCCTAAGCAGAGAAAGGCAGAAGCCAGAGTAGGAGGCAGTGACCAGCCCAGGGCAGCGTCTTCCCCAACCCTCAGTAGCAGAGGATCACCCCATTCAGGCAACAGGAGCCCTCTGCTTCCTCCAAATGAGGGGCTAGAAACAGGATGGCAGCTGCCTCCAGCACCTGGGCCACTCCAAGGAGGTGACCTAGgagtgcccaggctggctttgccAGCTTCCAAAGTGGAAGGGGGCATTCCGGGTGCGGGAGGCATGCAGGAGACTGGTCCTTGCACCCAACTTGTCCTGAGACGGCCCAGTGGTAACTCTGGGGAGCCCTGGCCTGCAGAGGACAAGCATCCCTCAGAAAGGAAGAAGCTGAAGGTGGATGAGCAGGGGCCCCTGGAGCAGCCAGGACCCCTGGGAGCAGAGACCCCTGGTGGTCCCGTGCAGGCTTCCTCCGTGCCATGTCAGAAGCAGGATGGTGACCATGGGGAGATGCCAGGGGGGACACATGGGAGTGCCCATCTGGTGGCTGAAGCCCTGGACTCTTCTGATGCCTCCTCAACTGCTCCTGTTGCTTCCCCAagctgggcagggccaggggaCAAGGAGCCCACATCGCTTGCTGCTGCTAAGGACCGGGGCCACCACTCCCAGCTGGGTACTCCACCTCAGGCTCCTGGTGTCCTTGCTGCTCTGGCAGAGGGCGCCTTTCCCCCCAAGTACCTTCTTAAGGTACCTCAGGGAGAGATCCCCTCGGCACTGCTTGCCACCCAGAGGCCACAGCAGGGTCAAGACTCTCTCTGCACAATTGGGCCACCTGAGGAACAAGCATCCCTTGTTGGACCAGGACTGGGGACACCCTGGTCCCTCAGCACAGGCTCAGGCCCAACCTCAGGTGGGGCAGATGGCATTCTGGAGCACCCCAGCTGGTCCAGGCCAAGAGATGGAGGACAAGAGTCTCAgatgggaagggagaagagagaagggacaGACAGCAGAGTGCCAGCAGCCAGGGAATCTCCTGGCTCAACCACAGGGCCCCCCTGGGAAATGACCTCCTTCCCGGACACCCCCTCGTGTGATGCCCACGTGGCCCAGGATGCAGGAAGTGAGGTGCACGCCATTCATCGTCTTTGCATGGGCAGTACATTGGCAAGGTCCAGGACATCTGAGGGTGTCCTGAATCTGTGGACTCCCAGTGGGGACCTGGGGGGCCCTCATGAGCATGCCCCAGAAGGCCTTTCTTCAGAGCCACCGGCACTACGCACCCCCTGCTGCTCCCTGCAGCCTGGTTCCTTCCTCAGGGCTCTCACCAGGCCCCAGGGTATGTCTCTGAGCCAGCCAGAAGGGGCCCTGTCACTTCACTTAGGGACGCCCAGGAGCTGTGGGGCCCAGAGCCCCTTCCCCTCGCTGAGAGCTGAGCCCCGGCTCACATGGTGCTGCTTGAGCCGCAGCCTGCCTCTGCCCATGGAGCAGAAGGAGAAGGCCGCTTCAGTGTACCAGGCTCTCCACTTCCCTGGGGGCAGGCTCCAAGATGCAGGTCCTGACGCCCTGCCCGTGAGCAACCGAGGAAGGACCAGGAGGagccctggaggaggagagctggTGCAGACACCTCAG CTCTCCAACCCAGTAGTCCCAGGGATGAGGTCCCAGGACCAGCCATCTGatccagaaaggaagaaaggactgTTTCGCAGGAGGGTGAAGACATTTCGTGGGAACAGCAAGCAGAAAAGGCTGAAGATCAACCCCAAAAG GTACGAAGGGAATTTCTGGCAGAGCCGTGCTCCCTCGAGAACCAGCAGACTGCGTAAGCCCCCATGGGTGCCAAGAAGAAGTTGTCCCCGTCTCCGACTGGAGGGGCCAGAGCCACATGGGATCCTCAAGAACTCAG ATCCACCATCAGGGTATGTGTGCAGAACTCTTAACAGAAGTGTTCACACACACACTATGTTTGAGGCCCACCAAGATAAAAGGAGGAAAGCAAAAAGGCCGTCCATCTGA
- the Znf831 gene encoding zinc finger protein 831 isoform X3 yields the protein MEAPESNCSAPAARDQPAPAPGPPGPPAGQASPHLTLSPVILPPEQGLPSTVLLKALPIPLYHTVPPGGLQPRAPLVTGSLDGSSVPFILSPLLQPEGPGPTQAGKPAAPTLTVNIVGALPVLSPGLGPTLGSPGKSRNAGRYLCPHCGRDCLKPSVLEKHIRSHTGERPFPCATCHIAFKTQSNLYKHRRTQTHLNNSRLSLESDGGGSSLPEEGDRVGDLSTADGSGESRNQRMGEGAPETPLSPDAPLSLVAKNQGVKAEAASCPGSTLAHRETSLDSTQMASPGILLASMQPPRKLPELKSCSLQRQQEASSEKPWEAKVPEGRLRKCESTDSGYLSRSDSAEQPPVPSSPLHSLSEHSAESEGEGGLGTGSGGTRAEPGVPGSSLELEKKRLEERIAQLISHNQAVVDDPQLDHVRPRKTVLSKQGSIDLPMPYTYKDSFHFDIRALEPGRRRAALSPAHSTFTPLDKLRPLFFHSVPTQLSTTVEYVPITRSNSLPFVEGSRTWPEPRALKDACPRTQKPLSPRPTPARLGCRSGLTLADVPSGHPRALVRQAAVEDVPCALAGDTPALTEDPGGKRTVTAAGASWKGRVTSKKGGQRKLKMFSQEKWQMYGHETFRKLYQKVKSSHQGGQKAREVRVGCGTDPALPAQEEAVGGESTVPSQDSRTPILEGISAEAKPESWGSLPAPEGSLETEPPKQRKAEARVGGSDQPRAASSPTLSSRGSPHSGNRSPLLPPNEGLETGWQLPPAPGPLQGGDLGVPRLALPASKVEGGIPGAGGMQETGPCTQLVLRRPSGNSGEPWPAEDKHPSERKKLKVDEQGPLEQPGPLGAETPGGPVQASSVPCQKQDGDHGEMPGGTHGSAHLVAEALDSSDASSTAPVASPSWAGPGDKEPTSLAAAKDRGHHSQLGTPPQAPGVLAALAEGAFPPKYLLKVPQGEIPSALLATQRPQQGQDSLCTIGPPEEQASLVGPGLGTPWSLSTGSGPTSGGADGILEHPSWSRPRDGGQESQMGREKREGTDSRVPAARESPGSTTGPPWEMTSFPDTPSCDAHVAQDAGSEVHAIHRLCMGSTLARSRTSEGVLNLWTPSGDLGGPHEHAPEGLSSEPPALRTPCCSLQPGSFLRALTRPQGMSLSQPEGALSLHLGTPRSCGAQSPFPSLRAEPRLTWCCLSRSLPLPMEQKEKAASVYQALHFPGGRLQDAGPDALPVSNRGRTRRSPGGGELVQTPQLSNPVVPGMRSQDQPSDPERKKGLFRRRVKTFRGNSKQKRLKINPKRYEGNFWQSRAPSRTSRLRKPPWVPRRSCPRLRLEGPEPHGILKNSVMSPAWALLAEG from the exons ATGGAGGCTCCAGAGTCCAACTGTTCTGCCCCAGCTGCCAGGGACCAGCCAGCTCCTGCACCTGGGCCCCCAGGGCCCCCAGCTGGGCAGGCCTCACCTCACCTGACTCTGAGTCCTGTCATCTTGCCACCAGAGCAGGGCCTGCCCTCCACCGTGCTCCTGAAGGCCCTCCCCATTCCACTGTACCACACGGTGCCTCCTGGAGGCCTCCAGCCACGAGCCCCTCTAGTGACAGGCAGTCTGGATGGGAGCAGTGTGCCCTTCATCCTCAGTCCCCTGCTCCAGCCTGAAGGGCCTGGCCCCACCCAGGCAGGCAAGCCAGCTGCCCCAACACTGACAGTGAACATTGTGGGTGCCCTGCCTGTcctgtccccaggcctggggccCACACTGGGCAGCCCAGGAAAGTCACGGAATGCCGGCAGGTACCTCTGCCCACACTGTGGCCGGGACTGCCTGAAGCCCAGTGTTTTGGAGAAGCACATCAGGTCCCACACGGGTGAGAGGCCCTTCCCGTGTGCCACCTGCCATATCGCCTTCAAGACCCAGAGTAACCTCTATAAGCACAGGCGGACACAGACTCATCTCAACAACTCCCGGCTATCCCTGGAGTCTGACGGGGGTGGGAGCAGCCTCCCAGAGGAGGGGGACAGGGTTGGAGATCTCTCCACAGCAGATGGCAGCGGGGAGAGTCGGAACCAGAGGATGGGTGAAGGAGCACCAGAAACACCCCTCTCCCCAGATGCCCCTCTGTCCCTTGTTGCCAAGAACCAAGGTGTGAAGGCGGAAGCTGCTTCCTGTCCAGGGTCCACACTTGCCCACAGAGAGACCTCTCTGGACTCCACCCAGATGGCGTCACCTGGGATCTTGCTGGCCAGCATGCAGCCCCCGCGGAAGCTGCCAGAACTGAAGTCGTGCTCCCTGCAACGGCAGCAGGAGGCTTCCTCCGAGAAGCCCTGGGAAGCCAAGGTCCCGGAGGGCCGACTGAGGAAGTGCGAGAGTACTGATTCAGGCTACCTGTCCCGCTCGGACAGTGCCGAGCAGCCGCCTGTCCCCTCCAGCCCCTTGCACAGCCTGTCGGAGCACAGCGCCGAGTCCGAGGGGGAGGGAGGCCTGGGCACGGGGTCTGGGGGCACCAGGGCTGAGCCGGGAGTGCCAGGGAGCAGCCTGGAGCTGGAGAAGAAGCGGCTGGAGGAGCGCATCGCCCAGCTCATCTCGCACAACCAGGCAGTGGTGGACGACCCCCAGCTGGACCACGTGCGGCCCCGCAAGACCGTCCTGTCCAAGCAGGGCAGCATTGACCTGCCCATGCCCTACACCTACAAGGACTCCTTCCACTTTGATATCCGGGCCCTGGAGCCTGGCCGCAGGAGGGCGGCCCTCAGCCCCGCCCACTCTACCTTCACCCCTCTGGACAAGTTACGGCCCCTCTTCTTCCACTCTGTCCCCACTCAGCTGTCCACCACTGTGGAATATGTCCCCATCACGAGGAGCAATTCACTGCCTTTTGTTGAGGGCTCCAGGACATGGCCGGAGCCGCGGGCCCTGAAGGATGCCTGCCCCAGGACACAGAAgcccctgagccccaggcccacccCAGCCCGGCTGGGCTGCCGCTCTGGGCTGACCTTGGCAGATGTCCCCAGTGGCCACCCCCGGGCCCTGGTCAGACAGGCTGCCGTGGAAGACGTGCCATGTGCCCTTGCTGGAGACACCCCGGCCCTCACGGAGGACCCTGGTGGAAAGAGAACCGTCACAGCCGCAGGGGCAAGCTGGAAGGGCAGAGTGACCAGTAAGAAGGGTGGCCAGCGGAAGCTGAAGATGTTCTCCCAGGAGAAGTGGCAGATGTATGGGCACGAGACGTTCAGGAAGCTCTACCAGAAAGTGAAAAGCAGCCACCAGGGAGGCCAGAAAGCCAGGGAGGTGAGAGTGGGCTGTGGGACAGACCcggcccttcctgcccaggaggAGGCAGTGGGGGGTGAGAGCACAGTTCCATCCCAAGACAGCAGGACTCCCATCCTTGAGGGTATTTCTGCAGAGGCCAAGCCAGAGTCTTGGGGAAGTCTGCCAGCCCCTGAGGGCTCCTTGGAGACTGAGCCTCCTAAGCAGAGAAAGGCAGAAGCCAGAGTAGGAGGCAGTGACCAGCCCAGGGCAGCGTCTTCCCCAACCCTCAGTAGCAGAGGATCACCCCATTCAGGCAACAGGAGCCCTCTGCTTCCTCCAAATGAGGGGCTAGAAACAGGATGGCAGCTGCCTCCAGCACCTGGGCCACTCCAAGGAGGTGACCTAGgagtgcccaggctggctttgccAGCTTCCAAAGTGGAAGGGGGCATTCCGGGTGCGGGAGGCATGCAGGAGACTGGTCCTTGCACCCAACTTGTCCTGAGACGGCCCAGTGGTAACTCTGGGGAGCCCTGGCCTGCAGAGGACAAGCATCCCTCAGAAAGGAAGAAGCTGAAGGTGGATGAGCAGGGGCCCCTGGAGCAGCCAGGACCCCTGGGAGCAGAGACCCCTGGTGGTCCCGTGCAGGCTTCCTCCGTGCCATGTCAGAAGCAGGATGGTGACCATGGGGAGATGCCAGGGGGGACACATGGGAGTGCCCATCTGGTGGCTGAAGCCCTGGACTCTTCTGATGCCTCCTCAACTGCTCCTGTTGCTTCCCCAagctgggcagggccaggggaCAAGGAGCCCACATCGCTTGCTGCTGCTAAGGACCGGGGCCACCACTCCCAGCTGGGTACTCCACCTCAGGCTCCTGGTGTCCTTGCTGCTCTGGCAGAGGGCGCCTTTCCCCCCAAGTACCTTCTTAAGGTACCTCAGGGAGAGATCCCCTCGGCACTGCTTGCCACCCAGAGGCCACAGCAGGGTCAAGACTCTCTCTGCACAATTGGGCCACCTGAGGAACAAGCATCCCTTGTTGGACCAGGACTGGGGACACCCTGGTCCCTCAGCACAGGCTCAGGCCCAACCTCAGGTGGGGCAGATGGCATTCTGGAGCACCCCAGCTGGTCCAGGCCAAGAGATGGAGGACAAGAGTCTCAgatgggaagggagaagagagaagggacaGACAGCAGAGTGCCAGCAGCCAGGGAATCTCCTGGCTCAACCACAGGGCCCCCCTGGGAAATGACCTCCTTCCCGGACACCCCCTCGTGTGATGCCCACGTGGCCCAGGATGCAGGAAGTGAGGTGCACGCCATTCATCGTCTTTGCATGGGCAGTACATTGGCAAGGTCCAGGACATCTGAGGGTGTCCTGAATCTGTGGACTCCCAGTGGGGACCTGGGGGGCCCTCATGAGCATGCCCCAGAAGGCCTTTCTTCAGAGCCACCGGCACTACGCACCCCCTGCTGCTCCCTGCAGCCTGGTTCCTTCCTCAGGGCTCTCACCAGGCCCCAGGGTATGTCTCTGAGCCAGCCAGAAGGGGCCCTGTCACTTCACTTAGGGACGCCCAGGAGCTGTGGGGCCCAGAGCCCCTTCCCCTCGCTGAGAGCTGAGCCCCGGCTCACATGGTGCTGCTTGAGCCGCAGCCTGCCTCTGCCCATGGAGCAGAAGGAGAAGGCCGCTTCAGTGTACCAGGCTCTCCACTTCCCTGGGGGCAGGCTCCAAGATGCAGGTCCTGACGCCCTGCCCGTGAGCAACCGAGGAAGGACCAGGAGGagccctggaggaggagagctggTGCAGACACCTCAG CTCTCCAACCCAGTAGTCCCAGGGATGAGGTCCCAGGACCAGCCATCTGatccagaaaggaagaaaggactgTTTCGCAGGAGGGTGAAGACATTTCGTGGGAACAGCAAGCAGAAAAGGCTGAAGATCAACCCCAAAAG GTACGAAGGGAATTTCTGGCAGAGCCGTGCTCCCTCGAGAACCAGCAGACTGCGTAAGCCCCCATGGGTGCCAAGAAGAAGTTGTCCCCGTCTCCGACTGGAGGGGCCAGAGCCACATGGGATCCTCAAGAACTCAG TAATGAGCCCAGCCTGGGCCTTGCTTGCCGAGGGTTAA